The window AACTCAACTGAGCCAAATGTTCAGCCTTACTCTGAACAAGTGCAAAAATTTATCCGCAATCGAGCTGTCAGTAAAACGGTTTGGCTCAACCCTCTCCACCCAGAAGTTCAAGAGTTCATTCTCGATCTGATTGTGGAAGTTCTTACTAATTATGATGTAGCTGGAATTCAGCTAGACGACCATTTTGGTTTACCTGTAGATTTTGGTTATGACCCTTTCACAGTCAGGCTTTATCAACAAGAACACCAAGGCAAAAATCCCCCCGTTAATCCCGAAGATCCTGAATGGATGCGCTGGAGAGCTGATAAGATTACTGAGTTTATGCAGCGGGTTTTCCAAGCTGTTAAAATCGTCAAACCTGACGCCATAGTGTCTTTATCTCCAAACCCGCAGGATTTTTCTTACAAAGCTTATCTACAAGATTGGCAGACTTGGGTAAAGCTTGGTTTAGTGGATGAGTTGATATTGCAGGTGTATCGAGATGATATGAAAACTTTTCTGGCTCAATTGTCACATCCAGCAGTTGAAATTGCTCGTCAAAAAATTCCAGTGGGGGTGGGAATATTATCTGGATTATGGACTCATCCTGTTGAGATTGAGCAGATTAAGCAGCAGGTGAAGGCGGTGCGCGATCGCGGTTTTAATGGTGTATCTTTCTTCTACTGGGAAAGCTTGTGGGGCTATATCGCGCCTGAGTCGCCCAGAAAACGCCGCGCTGCTTTTCGGGCACTTTTTCCATCAAGGGCTACACAACCCAAGGTTTTGCCAAAGCCAGTTAATAACAAGCCACTTTTTCCCTCCAACGCTACACAACCCAAGGTTTTGCCAAAGCCAGTTAATAGCAAGCCACTTTTTCCCTCCAACGCTACACAACCCAAGGTTTTGCCAAAGCCAGTTAATAGCAAATAGCTAAATTTATGAGTTTGTACAGACGCGATAAATCGTCGT of the Microcoleus sp. FACHB-831 genome contains:
- a CDS encoding glycoside hydrolase family 10 protein, which encodes MNRKLQTSFIYLLCLVITLAISIFPPQIIVNSQPKPASAELRGVWLTNVASGVLFVPWGVNRALHQLSQLNFNTVYPVVWNRGHTFYPSPVAKQVMGSSQDSLLWLMRLGGDVLAEIVKQGKRQGLRVIPWFEYGFMAPAGSELAKSHPQWITGSRERSIKLQPDTLEEELLNSTEPNVQPYSEQVQKFIRNRAVSKTVWLNPLHPEVQEFILDLIVEVLTNYDVAGIQLDDHFGLPVDFGYDPFTVRLYQQEHQGKNPPVNPEDPEWMRWRADKITEFMQRVFQAVKIVKPDAIVSLSPNPQDFSYKAYLQDWQTWVKLGLVDELILQVYRDDMKTFLAQLSHPAVEIARQKIPVGVGILSGLWTHPVEIEQIKQQVKAVRDRGFNGVSFFYWESLWGYIAPESPRKRRAAFRALFPSRATQPKVLPKPVNNKPLFPSNATQPKVLPKPVNSKPLFPSNATQPKVLPKPVNSK